In the Sorghum bicolor cultivar BTx623 chromosome 4, Sorghum_bicolor_NCBIv3, whole genome shotgun sequence genome, TCCGATCCTTCGTtcgttagagagagagagatttatGGCATTTCAAGTGCAATTACTAGGGCGCAGAGGGAAAAAAAATTACTGAATTgctgagcgagagagagagagagagagatagattTATGGCATTTCAAGTGCAATTACTAGGGCGCAGAGGGAAAAAAATTACTGAATTGCTTTTCCCACTCCGCAGCATTCGCACCACACTTGTGGCTTCCTTGTCGTGTGCTGCCCATCCAAGGTCCTTTCTTGAGTCCTTGTCTGTTCATATGCAATTATGCGCTGCAGAGATCTTCCATGGACGacattgatgatgatgatgatgacggcGATCTGGATATGAGGGATCCCACTCCTGAGCCAGACGAGCTCGATGAGGAGATTGTTGAGTCTGATCTTGAGCTTGAAGGAGACATTGTACAGTCTGACCATGATGACCCACCACAGAAGGTAGCCTCTGCTCCATTCTCTTGCCACCAACATGTTACCTTTCCCTTCTGCGGGGATCATAGCGACAAGGGAGATGTGCTGCTAAGTCTGTTTTTGCCATGGCAGATGGGTGATCCTTCGGTGGAGGTGACTGAGGAAAATCGTGATGCCTCTCAAGAAGCAAAAGGCAAGGCTATGGAAGCAATGTCTGAAGGTACTCTCCTTCCTCCCCCTCTCTCTGCAATTGATCCTCTTCTGGCCCTTGGCTTAGCCATCTCGATCATGTACGATTCTTCAATCCGTGTCATTGTTGGTCTTGTTATCTCAGGAAAACTCGAAGATGCTATTGAACACCTTACCAACGCAATTGTGCTGAATCCACTCTCAGCAATCATGTATGGTACTAGAGGTAAGCGGCAGCCACTACATATCAAATGCCACCACCTATGCATGGTGAATCGCTTGTCGCAGATACTAATCATGTTGGGGAATTCTTGTGTTTATACAGCATCTGTGTTTATAAAAATGAAGAAACCAACTGCTGCCATTCGTGATGCCAATGCTGCTCTAGAGGTGATACCTTTGTGTCATCTTGTATTTCTTGCATTTTCCTTAAGCAAAATGTTATGTTAGTATGTTACACATTCTTAGAAGATGCCAAGAGGCATACTTGAGACCTCAAATGCTGGACATGATGCACCTAACCTGtcattctgtttgtttctgcccTCCAGATCAACCCAGACTCTGCAAAAGGCTATAAAACTCGTGGAATGGCATATGCCATGCTTGGCAAATGGGAGGAAGCCGCTCGTGATCTGCACACAGCATCTAACATGGATTATGATGAGGAGATCAGTGCTGTGCTCAAGAAGGTGAATTTCTTGAGAACTAGCTTTATAATTTGCATGGCAAGTTTATTAGCTCATTATCCTGTATTCGGTAATAACTACTCTCATTATCCTGTTTTCGGTAATCTTGCAGGTGGAGCCTAATGCTCACAAGATAGTGGAACATCGCAGGAAGTACGAGAGGCTGAGAAAAGAGAGGGAGGAAAAGAGAGCAGAGCGTGATCGGCTTCGTCGACGTGCAGAGGCACAGGTAATTCACACTAAGGCAGATCTCTGGAGGATGCTTCTTACTGTTACATCTGAACCAAATGCCTTGTGTTTTATTTTACCAGGCTGCTTATGACAAGGCCAAGAGGAAGGAGCAATCGTCAAGTCGCTCATCAGGAGGTGCATCTCCCAGAGGTTTCCCTGGAGGGATGCCCGGTGGAGGTTTCCCTGGAGGGATGCCCGGTGGAGGTTTCCCTGGAGGGATGCCCAGTGGAGGTTTCCCTGGAGGGATGTCCGGTGGGGGTTTCCCTGGAGGGATGCCTGGTGGGGGTTTCCCTGGGAGTGGCATGCCTGGAGGTTTCCCTGGGGGTGGCATGCCTGGAAATGTTGATATGAGTAAAATCCTGAATGTAAGTGATTAACGGTTTGCTACCTTCCTTGGTTATGTTCATTGTTTATCAGCTGTTGATACACATGAGTCTCACCTTTTGTACAATGATCTGCTTTCTTTGTTTACCAGGACCCTGACCTGATGGCAGCATTCAGTGACCCAGAGGTCATGGCGGCGCTACAAGATGGTATATTTCTGGTTTCTCACACAAATCTTGTGAtgctagtttactttcaagtttggCTTCCAATTTGCTGTGGTATCTGAATAATGTCTTCGTTAATTCTGGTGCAGTGCTACAGAGGTTCTTGTTTGTTATTTGGTTCCCTTAAACTTAATGTTATATATACTAAATATTTAGGTATTAGAATGAATAAAGCTTGTGAGGATTGTTGTTATTGTGATTAAAATGGTTTGATTGTGACTTAAGAAGAGTCTACTTGTAAACAGTGCTTGTTAGCGACAGCAACGTGCGTGTGCAATCAATGGTAATTCTTGACAGTCCATGGTGGTTTCTGGTTTGAATGATCCATGAACTATAACAGTCCCATTCAAGCACAGGTAGATATAGTTAACATAGCTTTTCCACACATGTTAAGACAGGAAGCTGCGCTGTGCAACCTGTTTTTCTTGGTTATAGAATTTACATGCAGATTCAGTGATTTTATGTTAGGATGTTAAGCTGTGCTTTGTTACCTGTTTTTCTTGGTTATGGAATTTGCGTATAGATTCAGTGACAGTGATTGGACCGAGTATGTTAAGGACAGAGCTGCATCATTTCAAATGCCTGTTTTACTTGTCTATATTATAGAATTAGTGTATACATGTATTGATGAAGTGACCCATTGTTTTAATGCCTGATTCCAGTGATGAACAATCCTGCCAACTTTGCTAAGCACCAAGCGAATCCCAAGGTGGGCCCTATCATCACAAAGATGATGGCCAAGTTCAGTGGGTCCCAGTGATTGTTGTGTGGCAGTCAGATTTTGTGAGAAGCAAGCAAAGGCCCGTTGGACAGTGAACAggtgttttctttttgtgcatcTGGGGGTGCCCGTTGGACAGTGAACAGGTGTTTTccttttgtgcatgttggggtGCGTTTAGCTTGTGATGAAGAACATGAGTGaactttgtttttcttttttgtgcATCTAGAGATGCGTTGAGCATGTGATGAAAAAAACACCAAATGGCTCGATGGGGATGTATGCAGAAAGTTGCTTTCGAACTTGAACTTGCCAGAGGAAATATTTACTCACGATTCTCAATTCACAGATGCGGACAATTTCTTGTACCCGTGTCTTGTGCTGAATTATAGAATGCTTGTGTGCTAGCCTCCCTGTGATGTTGTATCGTGATGAGGTTTGATGCTGACGGTGGTGCTTGTTTTTGCGTACTGTATGCAAACGCTATTCTGGTGCATTTGTATGCTTGGAGAgaaggtggttgtcgatgcgcAGGCAGGGTCAGTGAGTGAGATTGATTGTGATGGATGGTGTTATTTATGGTGGTTTAGGTAACTCGGGAGTTGTTTGCCGAGAAGCATGTACCATCTCGTCTCCCAGTCTTCAGAGCTGGTGAAAAGTGCAAAGCGTCAATAATGCTGCCATCCTTTTTCGTTTGGCAAAGAAGATGAGAGGACCTTGGCTCATCTCTGCCTGCCAACGCGATGCAGCATATTTTCAACTGAACTGACATGGTAGAGCAGCATATTCTTTGAGAAacatatttttttagttttaccTATAGATAGAATCCAGCAACGAGGAAATCAATAATACAGTAGTGTAGATGGGAAGTTGTGTGAATGTTCCGGGTGGATTCCAATCGATCCACTACCTTTTTCTTTCTTGCGTTGTAGGAGTATTGCTTTGCCTTTATGATATTGTCTCTTGTCTGGCATGGCAAGAATCATGATTCACCACAGCACACCCATGGAAATGGAATCCTGCAGCTGCAGGGGCTTTTGGGAAAGGAAGACAGGGATGTGATCGTATGATGATTTGCAGTTTCAGCTCTGTTGTTAGCCGATCGATGCTTCATCGTCCTTCCGGTTTGCAAATACTTGCTGCAGATAGTTCGACGTGTGGCAAGTCTAATTacttgtctatatatatatatatatgttgattTTTGGATGTATGGAGCGGAGCCTGCCCTGCATTAATTGTGCTTGACCGTAAAGTTTTCTTTGTCCTTGAGGGCATGTGCCCTCACTCTCCTACCCATTagattcgctttgagaagtgtgcaaacacacatctcaatgcgaatctgctttgagatgtgtgtttgcacacttctcaatgcGAATCCAATGGGTGGAAGAGTGATTggccatgatttttggatgtatGGAGCCTGCCCTGAATTGTGCTTCTGCTTTACGCCATGCACAAGTGTCGTTCATTCATTCATCCTTCTTTTATCTCCGATCCACGTCTCGGCCAACTTTTTTTttacaactttatttatttttagcatCTCCTGGTCCTGAATCGCATCACCATCGATGTGCAGCATTATATGATGCATGCGCAGCAGCCAAAACTAAAACTCAACTAGGGAGATGTCTCTGATCACGGGTGATCCTGAGGATTCCCCAAGGGACTGTTCCAGGTCCTCCTCCCGGCCGCACAAgcaccaccatcaccaccaccacGGCAACCGACGTCGTCGTCGGGCAATCATCGCCGTCTCCTCCACCGCGGCGTCGCTCCTGTCGCTGGCGCTCATCCTGTGGCTCACCCTCCGTCCTTCCAGCCCCAGCTTCTCCCTgctcgccgccaccgccacggtATCCAACGCCTCCGCCGCTCCTATCATCACCGTCGACGCCGCGCTCACCGCTCACAACCCCAACGCCCACGCCACCGCCCTCTACGACCAGCTCCAGGCCACCGCCTCCTACGCCGGCGTGCCCCTCAGCGGCGCTGCGCCTTTGATGCCCACGCCCTTAGAGCAGCCGGAGGGCGACGTGGTTCTGTCGGCCATGCTCACGTCCAGCTCTGCCTGGACCTGGACGTcgacgtcgccgtcgccgcctgaCCGTGCCCTGCTCAGGGTGCGCATTCAGGGGCAGCTCCGCTGGAAGGTGGCCGCCTGGGTGTCCGCCACGCACGGCCTCACCGTGGACTGCATCGCCGCCGTTCTGCTGCAAGCGTCGGCGATCCCACTCCCACCAGGACAGGGGCAGCTGCAGCAGCAGGGGGCATCCTTCCCCTCCCAGTCCCAGTCCCAGTCCCAGTGCGCCACCAACGTCCAATGAAGATCCATCGTATATCTTCATCTTCAttcatcaatagtgatgatggtACATACGGTGCAGTGCGCAATCCGTTGTCATCCATGACTAATAAATGACACGGTCCTACCTACCTAGCCTGCCTATAGCGGCCGTAGTCCCTAATTAACATCGCCAATCATTGCAGTTAATACTAGTATAATccaagtatgtatgtatgtatcttATTTTTCACCTACTAGTAATAATACTAATACTATACTAATACGGCCGTAGTCCCTTGTGAAGGTTTGTGTGCGTGTGTGGCCAACGCCCTTGTGAAGGTCTGTGTGGTGTGGCCAATGGCTTTGTAACCGTTCAGACAAGTGCTACAGTGAATAATTATTTTGAGCCTCAATGAAAACAAATACCACTTGTTACAGTATTGGGAGTGATGCCCAAACACTCTCTTCTCTTTTGAGCATCACTCCTGTAGAAGGTCTAAGCACCGATCTCTTGCTTTGCCTCATTCTTACAACCAGAaacatctctctctctccaaaacAAACAACACAAAGCGCCTTGTGAAGTGAAAAGATGAGCTACGGTGACCTCTTCCTTTCTTCTTTACCTTGTGCAAGTCAACTATTCTTTGGCACACCTCTAGTTCAGTTGTGACATCTTGAACTTTTAAGATCACTTGCATCCATGACTAATGACACGGCCCAATACCTAGCCTAGCCTATAGCGACCGTAGTTGGTGATTAACATCGCCAATCATTGCAAGCAATACTAGTATAATCCAAGTATGTATGTATCTCATTTTTATCTAGGTACCTTAGTTTTCTGTCTTATGAGATATGGTAGTGATGGGGACGGGTTTCTAATCTTCTATTAGATTCAAGATAAACAATGATTTGGTCGAAGAGCGAGACACCGATTCGTCTTCAGACCACAAAGACTCGAACCCAGCAACCTTAGCACCACGTCTCCTCTGGTTATCAACCATGTCATATTTTGGTTGACCTCACCATGAAGGTAATCCATGCTATAAattgaagaacacaagcaagaacaaaaTAAATGCAACTCAATTGAAGTGATAATTGTGGATATATGATTAAGCACTGAGTTGGGGGTCTCGCAAACCGATAACGGCGACTGTTCAAAGACAAATTGATCTAAAGCAAAATCCAAACCCTAACATATGTAGCGGCTACTGATTATATAGCCTAAGCGACGTCCAAAGATCCCTCTTCACATCCATAAGGTGTCCCAACACGTTACAAGGCCCAACAGTCCAAAAGACAATGACACAACGCCCTGGATGTCAACTTGTTTCAATGATTCCCATTGACTCTGATGGAATTTAGGCCTAAAATCAAAGCCATTGGTTATCTTATGAAATTAGATTTCCATCCATATGTGGATCATCAAAAATGGAGTTTTCTGGATGTCTGTTTTACTATAGACTGCTCTTAGAGCCCGAGATAGACTCGAACTTGATATGGATTAGGCCTTTGACTTGGCTTAGACGACCTTGCTGACCTCCTAAGGTGGTGGCCAAGGATGAGGATTTCCAAGGGCTCTCTTGGTGGGTTCTTCTTCTCCTTAGGGCATGCTTCCACTTGGGCCAGTGTCCCAAGGATGAAAAACAAGCTCATATGATAATATAGCTCCTGGCAGAAACAACAATAGAATATCATGATGATTTGAAGACCTTGCCGACATAATATGGAGGTGGACCAGATATAGTTGAAAGCTTATCAAACAAGCTTTCCATCGAGTGCTCGTTAAGCTCGATCACACTCCAAATGGATGAGTTATGGCTTTCCGAATAAAGCACGGTTGGGCTACCGACGAACCGAAAGTTCAACTTTGATACACTTGCACTTTGAGACATATTTGTACCGATAATCAAATAATgatatgtacatgtggaaccaagtgaattATACCAAAAATCACTATGCAAATATGGAAATAAGCTCACCTTATAATCAATAGTCATGTCCAAAGATATCACGTCCTCACCAGGTAGTGTATATACTATAATATTCCACAAGCAAGTTATATACATGTCAACGAGTATATATGTAtgctaataaaaaatatttattttttcttgCTCGGCTAACCAGTTCCTACTAGCTCTGCTTACATAATCTCTTTCCAAATAAATAGCTAGTTCCACCCCCTGGTCTCCCCACACTACtacacaaaaacaaaaactgacGGAGGCAAGCAAAAAGGGGGCATTAACTGAGGCGGTTGTCTTAAAATACCCGCCTCAATTAATGTTTGAAAAAAAATccagaaaataaaaaatttgcAACTTTTAAAAGTCAAACCCAAAACCTCTTGCTAAACACTATCACCTTCTACCACTACACCTTATAATTATTTAAGTACACATATAATACACTATCTATTTCTTTGGCAAAAAAAACTATCTATTTGTATCAATATTTTGTAATCTTACATTGGATATTTTGGCTAGTATATGAactcaaatggaaaaacttttaactataaagttttaaatcttgtCGAGTACTACAACTTTGGCATATAATGTATCTCCATCAGAGGTTTAAAAAACTTCAAAAAATTGAGCCTTAAAACATGTAAATTtcaaacacatatttgagactcCAGGTGACTTTAAATAAAAAACTTATCAATATCAAACATGTAGATCAGGTGGGCCACTAGAATTTTGGTATTAATTATGTGAACATTGGAGATCATTTAGGAATTCaaatttttaaatttcaaattctATAACCTTCGAACACATATTTGAAACTCTAAACTTGTtcaaatttaaaacttttcaaaaatttGTAGATTCTGTTGAGAACTATAACTTTTCATATAGACCATGTCAACATTTGAGATCTTTtaataattttaaattttaaatttcaaattctGCACACTTAAAACAATATTTTTGGAACCTAAACAATttcaattcaaaaacttttgaactacaatgttgtagatctcatcgagggctacaattttttgatataaagtttgtcttcatccgaattcatatgaaaaagttataaaTTAATTTTTGTTATAACCATTAACCGAGGCTGGCATTGTAACGTAACCTTCTCGGTTAATatcgattaaccgaggcggttgttTTACAATATCTGCCTCAATTAATGTATTAACTAAGGCAGTTACGTTAGGATAACCAGCTCGGTTAATATTCGATTAATCGAGACGGTTACATTACAATGCCCACCTTGGTTAACctattaaccgagacg is a window encoding:
- the LOC110434441 gene encoding FAM10 family protein At4g22670, with protein sequence MDASKLRELRDFVEACKKDPSLLADPSLAFFRDYLQSLGAKIPPAAAASFEKPKRSSMDDIDDDDDDGDLDMRDPTPEPDELDEEIVESDLELEGDIVQSDHDDPPQKMGDPSVEVTEENRDASQEAKGKAMEAMSEGKLEDAIEHLTNAIVLNPLSAIMYGTRASVFIKMKKPTAAIRDANAALEINPDSAKGYKTRGMAYAMLGKWEEAARDLHTASNMDYDEEISAVLKKVEPNAHKIVEHRRKYERLRKEREEKRAERDRLRRRAEAQAAYDKAKRKEQSSSRSSGGASPRGFPGGMPGGGFPGGMPGGGFPGGMPSGGFPGGMSGGGFPGGMPGGGFPGSGMPGGFPGGGMPGNVDMSKILNDPDLMAAFSDPEVMAALQDVMNNPANFAKHQANPKVGPIITKMMAKFSGSQ
- the LOC8066465 gene encoding uncharacterized protein LOC8066465, whose translation is MSLITGDPEDSPRDCSRSSSRPHKHHHHHHHGNRRRRRAIIAVSSTAASLLSLALILWLTLRPSSPSFSLLAATATVSNASAAPIITVDAALTAHNPNAHATALYDQLQATASYAGVPLSGAAPLMPTPLEQPEGDVVLSAMLTSSSAWTWTSTSPSPPDRALLRVRIQGQLRWKVAAWVSATHGLTVDCIAAVLLQASAIPLPPGQGQLQQQGASFPSQSQSQSQCATNVQ